In the genome of Fusarium fujikuroi IMI 58289 draft genome, chromosome FFUJ_chr02, one region contains:
- a CDS encoding related to cellobiose dehydrogenase: MTTEYLPASARSAYDYIIVGGGTAGCVLASRLSSYLPERKVLMIEAGPSDFGLNNVLNLREWLSLLGGDLDYDYPTTEQPNGNSHIRHSRAKVLGGCSSHNTLISFRPFRHDMDRWVAKGCKGWDFETVMRNVDNLRNQLNPVHPRHRNQLTKDWVKACSEAMGIPIIHDFNHEISEKGQLTQGAGFFSVSYNPDTGHRSSASVAYIHPILRGDERRPNLTVLTEAHVSKVIVENDVATGINVTLKSGEKHTLNARKEIILSAGAVDTPRLLLHSGIGPKGQLEDLKIPVVKDIPGVGENLLDHPETIIMWELNKPVPANQTTMDSDAGIFLRREPKNAAGNDGDAADVMMHCYQIPFHLNTERLGYPIIKDGYAFCMTPNIPRPRSRGRIYLTSADPTVKPALDFRYFTDPEGYDAATLVHGIKAARKIAQQSPFKDWLKGEVAPGPKIQTDEEISEYARRVAHTVYHPAGTTKMGDVERDEMAVVDPELKVRGISKLRIVDAGIFPEMPTINPMVTVLAVGERAAELIAQEEGWKPKHSRL, translated from the coding sequence atGACTACTGAGTATCTTCCCGCTTCTGCCAGATCCGCCTACGACTATATCATCGTAGGTGGTGGCACGGCTGGATGTGTTTTGGCTTCCCGCCTATCCTCCTACCTTCCTGAGCGCAAGGTTCTTATGATTGAGGCTGGCCCTTCAGACTTCGGTCTCAACAATGTCCTGAACCTTCGCGAGTGGCTATCTCTCCTTGGTGGTGACCTCGACTATGATTATCCCACAACTGAGCAGCCCAATGGTAACAGCCACATCCGACACTCACGTGCAAAGGTCCTCGGTGGATGCTCCTCTCACAACACTCTCATCTCCTTCCGCCCCTTCCGCCACGACATGGATCGTTGGGTCGCCAAGGGCTGCAAGGGCTGGGACTTCGAGACCGTTATGCGTAACGTTGACAACTTGCGCAACCAGCTGAACCCCGTTCACCCCCGTCATCGTAACCAGCTCACCAAGGACTGGGTCAAGGCCTGCTCCGAGGCCATGGGCATCCCCATCATCCACGACTTCAATCACGAGATCTCCGAGAAGGGACAGTTGACCCAGGGTGCTGGTttcttctctgtctcttACAATCCTGACACTGGCCACCGCAGCAGTGCTTCCGTCGCCTATATCCACCCTATCCTTCGTGGCGATGAGAGACGACCCAACTTGACCGTCCTCACTGAGGCTCATGTTTCAAAGGTCATCGTCGAAAATGACGTTGCCACTGGTATCAATGTCACTCTCAAGTCAGGCGAGAAGCATACTCTTAACGCCCGCAAGGAGATCATCTTGTCTGCTGGTGCTGTCGATACCCCTAGGCTTCTCCTTCACTCTGGTATTGGGCCTAAGGGCCAGCTTGAGGACCTGAAGATTCCTGTTGTCAAGGACATTCCAGGTGTAGGCGAGAATCTCCTAGACCACCCCGAGACCATTATTATGTGGGAGCTCAACAAGCCCGTTCCTGCTAATCAGACCACCATGGATTCCGATGCTGGTATTTTCCTGCGACGAGAGCCTAAGAACGCTGCTGGTAACGACGGCGATGCCGCTGATGTCATGATGCACTGTTACCAGATTCCCTTCCACCTCAACACAGAGCGTCTAGGGTACCCCATCATCAAGGACGGTTACGCCTTCTGCATGACACCCAACATTCCCCGTCCTCGCTCACGTGGCCGCATCTACTTGACTTCAGCCGACCCCACTGTCAAGCCTGCTCTCGATTTCCGATACTTCACTGACCCCGAGGGCTACGACGCCGCCACCCTGGTCCACGGCATCAAGGCTGCCCGAAAGATTGCGCAGCAGAGCCCCTTCAAGGACTGGCTCAAGGGAGAAGTTGCCCCTGGTCCTAAGATCCAAACGGATGAGGAGATAAGCGAATATGCTCGCCGAGTTGCCCACACAGTCTACCACCCTGCCGGTACCACCAAGATGGGTGACGTTGAGCGCGATGAGATGGCCGTTGTCGACCCCGAGCTCAAGGTTCGTGGAATCAGCAAGCTCCgcattgttgatgctggtaTCTTCCCCGAGATGCCAACAATCAACCCCATGGTGACCGTGCTGGCTGTTGGTGAGCGAGCTGCCGAGCTCATTGCTCAAGAGGAGGGCTGGAAGCCCAAGCACTCCCGACTGTAA